Proteins encoded in a region of the Lemur catta isolate mLemCat1 chromosome 14, mLemCat1.pri, whole genome shotgun sequence genome:
- the PRXL2A gene encoding peroxiredoxin-like 2A isoform X3: protein MGMWSIGAGALGAAALALLLANTDVFLSKPQKAALEYLEDIDLKTLEKEPRTFKAKELWERNGAVIMAVRRPGCFLCREEAADLSSLKPKLDELGIPLYAVVKEHIKTEVKDFQPYFKGEIFLDEKKRFYGPQRRKMMFMGFIRLGVWYNFFRAWNGGFSGNLEGEGFILGGVFVVGPGKQGILLEHREKEFGDKVNPLSVLEAVRKIKPQTPTSERK from the exons ATGGGGATGTGGTCCATTGGTGCAGGAGCCCTGGGGGCTGCTGCCTTGGCACTGCTCCTGGCCAACACAGACGTGTTTCTGTCCAAGCCGCAGAAAGCAGCGCTGGAGTATCTGGAGGATATAGACCTGAAAACACTGGAGAAGG aacCAAGGACTTTCAAAGCAAAGGAGCTATGGGAAAGGAATGGAGCTGTGATCATGGCTGTGCGGAGGCCAGGCTGTTTCCTCTGTCGGGAG GAGGCTGCAGACCTGTCCTCCCTGAAACCCAAGTTGGATGAGCTGGGCATCCCTCTCTATGCAGTGGTGAAGGAGCACATCAAGACTGAAGTGAAGGACTTCCAGCCTTATTTCAAAGGCGAAATCTTCCTGGATGAAAAG AAAAGGTTCTACGGTCCACAAAGGCGAAAGATGATGTTTATGGGATTCATCCGTCTGGGGGTTTGGTACAACTTCTTCCGAGCCTGGAATGGAGGCTTTTCTGGAAACCTGGAAGGTGAAGGCTTCATCCTCGGGGGAGTTTTTGTGGTGGGACCAGGAAAACAG GGCATTCTTCTGGAGCACCgagaaaaagaatttggagacaaAGTAAACccactttctgttttggaagCTGTTAGGAAGATCAAGCCACAGACTCCGACCTCAGAGAGAAAATGA
- the PRXL2A gene encoding peroxiredoxin-like 2A isoform X1, giving the protein MSFLQDPSFFTMGMWSIGAGALGAAALALLLANTDVFLSKPQKAALEYLEDIDLKTLEKEPRTFKAKELWERNGAVIMAVRRPGCFLCREEAADLSSLKPKLDELGIPLYAVVKEHIKTEVKDFQPYFKGEIFLDEKKRFYGPQRRKMMFMGFIRLGVWYNFFRAWNGGFSGNLEGEGFILGGVFVVGPGKQGILLEHREKEFGDKVNPLSVLEAVRKIKPQTPTSERK; this is encoded by the exons ATGTCTTTCCTCCAGGATCCAAGTTTCTTCACCATGGGGATGTGGTCCATTGGTGCAGGAGCCCTGGGGGCTGCTGCCTTGGCACTGCTCCTGGCCAACACAGACGTGTTTCTGTCCAAGCCGCAGAAAGCAGCGCTGGAGTATCTGGAGGATATAGACCTGAAAACACTGGAGAAGG aacCAAGGACTTTCAAAGCAAAGGAGCTATGGGAAAGGAATGGAGCTGTGATCATGGCTGTGCGGAGGCCAGGCTGTTTCCTCTGTCGGGAG GAGGCTGCAGACCTGTCCTCCCTGAAACCCAAGTTGGATGAGCTGGGCATCCCTCTCTATGCAGTGGTGAAGGAGCACATCAAGACTGAAGTGAAGGACTTCCAGCCTTATTTCAAAGGCGAAATCTTCCTGGATGAAAAG AAAAGGTTCTACGGTCCACAAAGGCGAAAGATGATGTTTATGGGATTCATCCGTCTGGGGGTTTGGTACAACTTCTTCCGAGCCTGGAATGGAGGCTTTTCTGGAAACCTGGAAGGTGAAGGCTTCATCCTCGGGGGAGTTTTTGTGGTGGGACCAGGAAAACAG GGCATTCTTCTGGAGCACCgagaaaaagaatttggagacaaAGTAAACccactttctgttttggaagCTGTTAGGAAGATCAAGCCACAGACTCCGACCTCAGAGAGAAAATGA
- the PRXL2A gene encoding peroxiredoxin-like 2A isoform X2, giving the protein MDPSFFTMGMWSIGAGALGAAALALLLANTDVFLSKPQKAALEYLEDIDLKTLEKEPRTFKAKELWERNGAVIMAVRRPGCFLCREEAADLSSLKPKLDELGIPLYAVVKEHIKTEVKDFQPYFKGEIFLDEKKRFYGPQRRKMMFMGFIRLGVWYNFFRAWNGGFSGNLEGEGFILGGVFVVGPGKQGILLEHREKEFGDKVNPLSVLEAVRKIKPQTPTSERK; this is encoded by the exons GATCCAAGTTTCTTCACCATGGGGATGTGGTCCATTGGTGCAGGAGCCCTGGGGGCTGCTGCCTTGGCACTGCTCCTGGCCAACACAGACGTGTTTCTGTCCAAGCCGCAGAAAGCAGCGCTGGAGTATCTGGAGGATATAGACCTGAAAACACTGGAGAAGG aacCAAGGACTTTCAAAGCAAAGGAGCTATGGGAAAGGAATGGAGCTGTGATCATGGCTGTGCGGAGGCCAGGCTGTTTCCTCTGTCGGGAG GAGGCTGCAGACCTGTCCTCCCTGAAACCCAAGTTGGATGAGCTGGGCATCCCTCTCTATGCAGTGGTGAAGGAGCACATCAAGACTGAAGTGAAGGACTTCCAGCCTTATTTCAAAGGCGAAATCTTCCTGGATGAAAAG AAAAGGTTCTACGGTCCACAAAGGCGAAAGATGATGTTTATGGGATTCATCCGTCTGGGGGTTTGGTACAACTTCTTCCGAGCCTGGAATGGAGGCTTTTCTGGAAACCTGGAAGGTGAAGGCTTCATCCTCGGGGGAGTTTTTGTGGTGGGACCAGGAAAACAG GGCATTCTTCTGGAGCACCgagaaaaagaatttggagacaaAGTAAACccactttctgttttggaagCTGTTAGGAAGATCAAGCCACAGACTCCGACCTCAGAGAGAAAATGA